Proteins encoded together in one Vitis vinifera cultivar Pinot Noir 40024 chromosome 4, ASM3070453v1 window:
- the LOC100259346 gene encoding BURP domain protein RD22, which produces MEFLRPLPILAFLSVVVVVSHASLPSEGYWKLVLPHTPMPKAVKDHLQPGVTSFNASAAAFCLGIYYGFNKIPQPFHAKQAQDGLNIGNFFLQTDLHPGTKMVLQLPQTTNEAMFLPRQVADSIPFSSKKLPEILNRLSVKEKSAEAELMKKEIEKCEEPAMDGESRFCATSLESLIDFSTSKLGRNVNVLTNEVRMGSQEFEFGVRMKKVADKSVVCHKMNYPYAVFYCHTFAKTRTYMIPLVGDDGSKAKAMAACHSDTSAWHPQHVAFQVLKIKPGTVPICHFLHNNAMVWIPK; this is translated from the exons ATGGAGTTCCTTCGTCCTCTTCCCATTCTGGCTTTTCTTTCA GTGGTGGTGGTAGTAAGCCATGCTTCTCTACCTTCTGAGGGTTACTGGAAGTTGGTTTTGCCTCACACTCCCATGCCCAAAGCTGTGAAGGATCACTTGCAGCCTG GTGTAACTTCTTTCAATGCTTCTGCTGCTGCTTTTTGTTTGGGGATTTACTATGGGTTCAACAAAATCCCTCAACCATTCCATGCAAAGCAGGCCCAAGATGGCTTAAATATAGGTAACTTCTTCTTGCAAACAGATCTGCACCCAGGTACAAAAATGGTGCTGCAGTTGCCACAAACTACAAATGAAGCTATGTTCTTGCCTCGTCAAGTTGCTGACTCCATACCTTTTTCATCTAAGAAGCTACCCGAAATTTTGAACCGGCTTTCAGTGAAGGAAAAATCTGCAGAAGCTGAGCTGATGAAGAAGGAGATAGAAAAGTGTGAGGAGCCTGCCATGGATGGAGAATCTAGGTTCTGTGCAACATCATTAGAGTCCCTAATCGATTTTAGCACTTCAAAGCTCGGAAGAAATGTGAATGTGCTGACGAATGAGGTTAGAATGGGAAGCCAAGAGTTTGAATTTGGAGTGAGAATGAAGAAGGTTGCAGACAAATCAGTGGTGTGCCATAAGATGAACTACCCATATGCTGTTTTCTACTGCCATACATTCGCTAAGACACGGACTTACATGATTCCATTGGTGGGTGATGATGGAAGCAAAGCTAAAGCCATGGCAGCTTGTCACAGTGATACGTCAGCTTGGCACCCACAGCATGTGGCCTTCCAAGTGCTCAAAATTAAGCCAGGAACGGTCCCTATCTGTCATTTCCTTCACAACAATGCCATGGTCTGGATTCCAAAGTAA